TGAAAGTGGTCGAGGAAGGCCGTTTGAAATTCCATCCCGAGCGTTGGATAAAAACTTACACCCATTGGATGCGTAATCTTAAAGACTGGTGCATCAGCCGCCAGTTGTGGTGGGGACACCGCATCCCCGTTTGGTATCACAAGTCCAAGCCGGAAATTTTCTGTGATGTCCAGCCACCGCCGGACCCGGAAAATTGGAATCAGGACCCCGATGTTCTGGACACCTGGTTCAGTTCCTGGCTGTGGCCATTTGCCACCATGGGCTGGCCGGAAAAAACCGAAACCTTGAACAAATTTTATCCCACCACCGACCTTGTCACCGGCCCTGACATTATTTTCTTCTGGGTGGCCCGCATGATTATGGCCGGTTATGAGTTCATGGGCGAAATGCCCTTCCGTAACGTGTATTTCACCGGCATCATCCGCGACAAGCTCGGACGCAAAATGAGCAAGAGCCTGGGCAACTCACCGGAGCCTTTGGAGTTGATTGCCAAATACGGTGCCGACGCGCTTCGCTTTGGCACCATGCGTGGCGCGCCGCTGGGCCAGGACGTGCTGTTTGATGAAAAAGACGTGGAATTGGGACGCAATTTCTGCAACAAGCTCTGGAATGCCTGCCGTTTCCGTCAAATGCAAGGCGGCGAATCCGAGGCCGAAATCAGCCCTGCCCTTCTCTCCACGGACGACGTCTGGATTCTGCTGCGCCTGGACATCGCCATTCGCGAGGTCAGCGCCGCTCTCGATGAGTACCACTTCAATGAAGCCGCCAACGTTCTGTACCGCTTTTTTTGGAACGAGTATTGCGACTGGTACATTGAAGCCAGCAAAGCGGTCCTGCAAGGCGCAGACGCAGCGCGCAAGGCCAACACTCTGGCTGTAATTGATTTTGTGCTCTCGCACACCCTGCGCCTCTTTCACCCCTTTCTTCCTTTTATCACCGAGGAATTATGGCATGGCATGGGCTTTCACACCGATTTGCCAGAGGGGCAGGGCGGCAAGACCATCATGTTCGCTCCCTGGCCCAAACCGTTGGATGACGCCTTCAAAGAGCATTACTGTCTGCTGCCCGAAAAAGCGGCGTTTGCCGAAAATAAATACGAATTGGTGCGCCAGGGACGCAATCTTAAGCGCGAAGCCAATCTTGCGCCCACGAAAAAAGTCGAATTCGTTTTGAAACCTGAGCATGAAATCCCGGCGGACGAAGTAGCCGTTATCAAACTTCTGCTGAACGCTCAGGATTTCACCGTTCAGTCTGATTATCTTGCCCCCAAAGGCACCCCCTCGGCGCGCACGCCCCTCGGGGATCTTTACCTCCCCCTCAAAGGCGCTGTGGACGTTGAAGCAGAAAAGACCCGGCTCCACAAGGAGTTGGATAAAATCCAGCGTGAAATTGATAAAATTCAAGAAAAACTCAACAATCCGCAATTCACGCAAAAAGTGCCGCCCCATATTCTGGCCGAGCAGCAACGTCGTCTTGCCGAATGGGAGTCCAAAAAGCTGAAGGCGGCCGAAGCCCTGCAAGCACTAAACGCTTAGCCTACCTGCTCCAAGGCAAACCAAGGCCAGACCAACCTTATGTCTGGAGGGGGGGCGGCGTGCCCTGCCCTGCGCTCATGTTTTGAGAGTTCAGCACCCTGCGGGACCTCCCGCGGAGCCACCCTCCACTATCTGGCCATACTGCCATCAAATACTGGCCGCCGACATCTTGGTAAATTACTTTAATTGAATAGCCGCGCAGTATGGCGTGTCTATTGCTTTAGGCAGCCTACGATCTCCCGCGATGGTGCGGGTGTTGTCTGCAAGGCGCTCTTGTTTGAAAAATGCCATGCATACCATTCTTGAAGCCGACACTGACCAACGGGTGACCGTTGAAGCCATTGAACGTTTAACGGCACAGCGCAAAGCCCTCGTGAACGAGTTGGGCAAGGTCATCGTTGGCCAGCGAGAGGTCATTGACAATGTGTTGCTCACCATTTTCTGCGGCGGCCATTCGCTGGTGATGGGGGTGCCCGGCCTGGCCAAAACTCTGCTCGTGCGCTCTCTGGGACGAGTGCTGGATATGACCTTCAGTCGCATTCAGTTCACCCCTGACCTCATGCCCGCCGATATTACCGGCACCGATATCATTCAGGACGATCCCGAAACAGGCCGGCGCAAAGTCGAATTTCTGAAAGGCCCCATTTTTGCCAATCTGATCCTCGCTGACGAAATTAATCGCACGCCTCCCAAAACTCAGGCCGCCATGCTTCAGGTAATGCAGGAGCGCGAAGTCACCGTGGGCAACACCACCTATCCCCTGCCCCAGCCGTTTCATGTATTTGCCACCCAAAATCCGATTGAAATGGAAGGCACTTATGTGCTGCCAGAAGCGCAGGCGGATCGTTTCATGTTCAACATCATCACTCGCTACCCCTCCCAGGAAGAAGAAGAGCAGGTGGTGATGAATACCACTGGTACTGCCATGCCCGAGCTCAAGCCCGTGCTCAGCGCCGCTGAAGTGGTTGAGATCCAGAAACTGGTCCGCGCCGTCCCGGTATCCACAGAGGTGGTGCGCTATGCCGTGCGATTGGTCTCACGCACGCGGCCAGACGATCCCGCTGCTCCCCGATACATCAAGGAATTTGTGCGCTGGGGGGCCAGCCCGCGCGCCTCGCAATATCTTATTCTGGGCGCCAAGGCTCGCGCCGCCGTTTCCGGTAAACTATGCGCGGACTATGAAGGTGTCCGCTCCGTGGCCCGCCAGGTGCTCAGCCACCGCATATTGACCAACTTCAATGCCCGCGCCCAAAAAGTCACCGTGCCGGAATTGATCGAAAAATTGTTGGGGGATGTAAAACCTTGATTACGACTGTTGCCCGCCATGCCCTCCACCTTTGCCTTGAATGCCAACGCGCTCGCTGCCATTGACGATTTGTCACTGTTGGCGCGCACCGTGGTGGAAGGTTTTCTGGAAGGCCTGCATCGCAGCCCCTTTCTGGGCTACAGCACCGAATTTTCGGCGTACCGGCCTTATACCACCGGGGATGACCCCGGTTACATTGACTGGAAGCTCTGGGGGCGTTGCGACAAATATTACGTCAAACAATTCGAGGATGACACCAACCTGACCTGTCAGATATTTCTCGATATCAGTGCCTCCATGGATTTTGGCGCGGGCGACACCAACAAGTTCCTCTACGGCCGCATCCTCGCCGCCGTATTGGCATTCCTGATGACTCACCAACACGATGCCCCCGGTCTGGCATTGTTTTCCGCTCAGGCCAGCCAGGCCGTACCCCCCAAGGCTGCCCGGTATCATGCCGAGGAAATCTTCCACGCGCTGGCTCGTTTGCAGGCAGGCGGACCGACAATCATTGGGACAGACCTTTTGGGGCTGGTTCAGAGTCTCCGCCGCCGCGGTGTGGCGGTGGTCATATCAGATTTCTTTGCTGCCGGACAGACCGCCTTCGAGTTGCTGCGGCAGCTCCATGCCCAGCAACAAGAAACCATTGTGATGCACCTGCTCTGCCCGGAAGAGCTTGATTTTCCCTATCGCGGCGCCCTGTTACTGCAAGACAGCGAAACCGCCGAGGAAAAACCGGTTCATGCCGAAGCGTTTCGCCAAAAGTATCTTGAACGCCTGCAACGCTATTGTGACGACCTCCGCTCCGAGTGTGTGAAATTGGAAGCCGATTACCATCTTTTCCGCACCGACCAGCCACTGGACTTTGCCCTGCTGGCATACTTGGAAAAACGCAATTCCCTATAAACTTTGCCTATGTTCTGGCCCGCTTTCCTCAATGCAGCCCTGCTGGGGGGCCTGGTGGCGGTGGGCATCCCCATTCTGATCCATTTAATGCTTAAAACCCGCCAGCGGCGGATGAAATTTAGCACCCTGCGTTTTTTTGATTTTTTGGATGAAGAGGCGGTGCGCAGCCGCAAACTGCGCCACTGGCTGCTGCTCCTGCTGCGGCTGCTGGTGATCATCCTGCTCGTGCTTGCTTTTGCGCGACCGTATCTTGGCAACCACATCGCCACCCCTGGAAACCAGCGGCCGCAACTGGCCATTTTCCTGCTCGACCGCTCTTTGAGTCTCGCCGCGCGCGAACCCGAGGGCGTGCGGTGGGAGCGTGCTCGCACTGCCGCCCGCCAGGTTCTCTACCGGCTTCCTCGGGAAGCCCGCGTGGGCATCGTAGCCTGTGGCGGTCAAGCCGAGTGGCTAATCCAGCCCGGCCCCGCCACTGAAGCCCTCAAAGCCCTTGATGCCGCGCAGCCGTTAATGACTGGCGGGGATTTGGGTGATGGCCTGCAACTCGCTGCCCGCTTCTTTGCCCAGGAAGGCACGGGTTTCAGCAACACCCTGTACATTGTAAGCGATTTTCAACGCGCCTCCGCCCGCCGCCTCCCTGATGTACCCCTACCTACCCATGTGCATGTTGAGTGGATCGCCGTGGGTGATGCCCAAACTCCCAACCTCGCCATTACCGAACTTAATCTTGCCACGGTGAGCGGGCACACCTCGACTGTGATGGTTGCCAACTTGGATGCGGAAGACTCTGGCCCGTTGACCACCAAGCTAACGGTGGATGGAAAGATGGTGGCCGCGCGCATCTTCACCTTGCCAGCGCTGTCCAGCAGCAATCTAGACCTGGCCCTGCCACGCCTGCCTCCCGGCTGGCATAATGTGACCGTGCGACTGGAAACAGAGGATGCTCTGCCTGTGGATAACACGCGTTACCAGGCCGTTTATGTGCCGCCGCCCCTGCCGGTGTTGCTTGTCGAAACGCGTTCGGGTGTAAAAATCTATCAGGAAGAGACCTTCTTCCTTCGCACGGCCTTGGACCCCAATTTTGGTCAAACCAACCGTGGCCTGACCGGATTTGAGGTGGAAACCACCCCGCCAGAAGAGCTTAATCGCCGCCTTACCACAGGCAGCCGCGAAGGCCCTTATGCGCTTGTGGTGGTTCCCGCGCTCAAACGCTGGCCGCCTGGGACAGCCCCAGCCCTGACAGGATTCGTTGAAAAAGGAGGGGGGCTGCTGCTCTTCGCCGGAGAAGGCCTCAGCGTGAATCATTACACCACAGAATTGGGGCCATTACTTCCCGGGCGCTGGGGGATTGCTGAAACCGCCACAGATTTGGATTGGCGGATTTGGGAATGGGACAAACACTCGCCTCTGTTTGCGCCGTTCCGTCAACCCAACAGCGGCAGTCCCTCGGTGGCCCGATTTCACAAACGCCTGGCGTTACAAACGCGAGAAGGCGATCAAGTGCTGGCGCGTTTTCAAGACGGTCACCCCGCCATGCTTTTACGCACTGCTGGCCAAGGGCGGGTGCTCTTCGTCAACGCCACTGCCGACACACAATGGCATGACTGGCCGCGGCACAAAACCTTCGTTCCCTGGCTGCACAGCACCGCCCGTTTTCTGGCCGGCCGCAACGTGGAACTCGAAGGCACCCGCTTTCCCAGCCATCACACAGGCACAGAGATAGATTGGACTTTAGATAAGACTTGGCAGGACAAGTCCTTGAAGTGGCTGCTGCCCGATGGAAGCGCCTTAAACGTCAAGGTGGACAGCCAGGGCACGGCGCACGCATTGCAAATGCCCCTGCCTGGCATTTACACGCTTTCTGACGAGCAAGGGCGCGAAATACGCCGGTTTGCAGCCAATGTTCCCGCTGAAGAGTCCGATTTAAGCGCCTATACCCCTCAAGAGATGCAAACCCGGCTGACGCGTGCGGAAACTTCGGCGACAGTCTCTGGCGCCGCCATGATTCTCGGCGGCAATACCGGCCAGCGGGAGTTATGGCGAATGCTTTTGCTCGCCGGGTTGCTTTTGATGCTGGTCGAAACGATAATGGGTAATCGCACCGTACCATGAATCCAGTCGAACAAATCACCGCCGAACGTCTTGCGGCTGCAGCCCGGCAGAAAGACCGCCACCGGCGCCTTGCCTGGTTGTCCTTGCAAATGGCGTTACTGCTTTTGTTGTTAATCGCCTCAGCAATCGCCGACTATCACCTGGCTTTGCCACCGGGCGTGCGACTGTTGGCGTTAGTAGGTTTGGGAGCCTTGACGGCGACAGGTTTGATTCGCGCATTACGGTTGTTTCAACATCCAGCCTCATATAAAGAAGCCGCGCTGGATGCCGAAGCACAATTCCCCGCTCTGGGCTGCACTGTTTCCACAGCCGCCGAGTACGTTTCCGGCCAGCGCCGCCCTACGCAGGCGTACGAACCCGAATTGGTGGCTGCGCTGGAGGCCGAAGCAGCCCGTACGCTGCGACGAGTGCGCGTCCCCTACCAGCGACAGTTACACTGGCCGCTGGCGCTGCTGGCGCTGGCCCTGGTGGCCCTGGGCGGCTTCTTCCTGCTTTCCACCCGGCCTGATACCGCCCTCAAACGGTTAACCACTCCGTGGACTCCCTTGACCTATACCCACATCAGCGTGCAACCCGGTGATATGGAATTACCTCTGGGACGCGACCTTGAAATCCTTTGTGAATTTACCGGGCGTCAGCCCAATCGCGCTTTAATTTTCTGGCGTGAATTGGGCAAAGAAAGCTGGACACAAAAAAACCTGACGACGAATGAAGCCGGTCGCCTTTCCTATACCATCCGCAATGTGCGTACCCCATTTCTATATCACATAAGGGCGGGCGATGCGCGTTCCCCCGATTATCATGTATTGCCTTACATTCCTCCCGAAGTACAGGACCTGCAAATCAACGTGGCCCTGCCGTCTTATACCGGGGTGCGTCCCTTCCAACAAACCAATGCTCACCTCCGTGTGCTCCGGGCTGCAACGGCCAACTTCCGTATCAAACCCAATGTGCCACTTCAGGCGGCACGATTGGTTTTTGACCGTCAACCACCTGTGCCGCTGACACCCGACGGAGAAGAATGGTGGGCGACAGTCATTACGATTACCACCAATGCCAGCTATTGGATTGAATTGACAGACCGGCGCCAACATCTTGGCTCCAACAGCGTCCCGCATCACATTCAGGCCCTGCCTGATGAACCGCCGTTGGTTGAAATCACTGCACCAGGCAAAGACCTCAGCCTGGCCGCCGACGCTACTCTGCCCATCTCCATTTCCGCCACCGATGATTATGGGGTGCGGGAAATCCGTCTCAAGTACCACAAGCTTGGCCAGCCAGAACGTACGCAGGTGCTCCAGGCAAAGCCCACAAGCAAGGGCGAAATCCGTGCCAATACCTCGCTCTCACTGGCTGAATTGGAACTGCGCGAATATGAAGTGGCCGCTTATTATGCCGAGGCCGAAGATAATAACACGTTGGACGGACCGGGTATCGGTAAATCCAAGGTTTTTTTCATAGAGGTCACACGTCCTTCCCAGCAGTCAGCTCCCAATCCAAGCAATCCTGCGTTGGCAGGACAACCACAGCCCCAACCTCCCAAACTGAATCTATTAACCGTACAAAAACAGGTCATCGCGGATACTCGTGCCCTGCCTTCACCATCACGTCCTGAAGCCACCCAGGAGCTGGCCCAACGCCAACAGGCCGCAGCCGACTTCGCAGAAGCTTACCGCGACGCCTTGCAGGCAGTGGGTGCCCCCGCTGATACCCAAAAACAAATGGAAGCCGCGGTGAGTGAAATGCGGCAGGCTGCCGAAGCTTTAGGCAAACAGCAACCCGAGCAGGCTTTGCCTCATGAGGAACGCGCCTTGGCCCATATGTACCAAGCCTTGAAACACATGCCCGAACTTCAAGATTTGCCCCTGCAACCCCAGCAGGCGAGTGGCCAGCAGAGTCAAACGGTGCGTCTGGCGTTGGAAGCCATTCGCCAACGTCAGGAACAGCAAGCACAAGCTGCCGGACAAGAACTTGCCCAGCTAGCACAGGCAGTAAATCAATTAAGCCAGGCTCAGGCTGCTTTGACGGATGCCATGCAAAACCTGCTGGAAAATCAAGCCACACAAAATCGGTCGGCCGAAAATGCAAGTAATCAAACTGGGCAACAAGGGCAACAAGGGCAACAAGGGCAACAAGGGCAACAAGGGCAACAAGGGCAACAAGGGCAACAAGGGCAACAAGGGCAACAAGGGCAACAAGGGCAACAAGGGCAACAAGGGCAACAAGGGCAACAAGGGCAACAAGGGCAACAAGGGCAACAAGGGCAACAAGGGCAACAAGGGCAACAAGGGCAACAAGGGCAACAAGGGCAACAAGGGCAACAAGGGCAACAAGGGCAACAAGGGCAACAAGGGCAACAAGGGCAACAAGGGCAACAAGGGCAACAAGGTCAGCAAGGGCAACAAGGGCAACAAGGTCAACAAGGGCAACAAGGGCAGCAAGGGCAACAAGGTCAGCAAGGGCAACAAGGTCAGCAAGGGCAACAAGGTCAGCAAGGGCAACAAGGTCAGCAAGGGCAACAAGGGCAGCAAGGGCAACAAGGTCAGCAAGGGCAACAAGGTCAGCAAGGGCAACAAGGGCAACAAGGGCAACAAGGGCAACAAGGGCAACAAGGGCAACAAGGGCAACAAGGGCAACAAGGGCAACAAGGGCAACAAGGTCAGCAAGGGCAACAAGGTCAGCAAGGGCAACAAGGGCAACAAGGGCAACAAGGGCAGCAAGGGCAACAAGGGCAGCAAGGGCAACAAGGTCAGCAAGGGCAACAAGGTCAGCAAGGGCAACAAGGTCAGCAAGGGCAACAAGGTCAGCAAGGGCAACAAGGTCAGCAAGGGCAACAAGGTCAGCAAGGGCAACAAGGTCAGCAAGGGCAACAAGGTCAGCAAGGGCAACAAGGTCAGCAAGGGCAACAAGGTCAGCAAGGGCAACAAGGTCAGCAAGGGCAACAAGGTCAGCAAGGGCAACAAGGTCAGCAAGGGCAACAAGGTCAGCAAGGGCAACAAGGTCAGCAAGGGCAACAAGGTCAGCAAGGGCAACAAGGTCAGCAAGGGCAACAAGGTCAGCAAGGGCAACAAGGTCAGCAAGGGCAACAAGGTCAGCAAGGGCAACAAGGTCAGCAAGGGCAACAAGGTCAGCAAGGGCAACAAGGTCAGCAAGGGCAACAAGGTCAGCAAGGGCAACAAGGTCAGCAAGGGCAACAAGGTCAGCAAGGGCAACAAGGGCAACAAGGGCAGCAAGCAGGCAGCGGTGGACAAGGCGGGCAACCCGGCCAGCAAGGAACAACAGCCCAAGCTGGCCGTCAAGGTCAGGTCTCCAACAACCCTCCGAGACTTGAGGAATTGGCGCAGCAGCAGGCGCAACTTGGCCAGCAGGGCGATGCCTTGGCGCAAAAACTGGCGCAACTGGCCGGGAAAGATGGACGTCTAGGCCATAATATCGCCACGCTGATGAACCAGGCGGTTAACCAAATGAAAAATGCCGCGCAAAGCCTGAAAGGCGGCCAGCCG
This is a stretch of genomic DNA from Fontisphaera persica. It encodes these proteins:
- a CDS encoding AAA family ATPase, whose product is MHTILEADTDQRVTVEAIERLTAQRKALVNELGKVIVGQREVIDNVLLTIFCGGHSLVMGVPGLAKTLLVRSLGRVLDMTFSRIQFTPDLMPADITGTDIIQDDPETGRRKVEFLKGPIFANLILADEINRTPPKTQAAMLQVMQEREVTVGNTTYPLPQPFHVFATQNPIEMEGTYVLPEAQADRFMFNIITRYPSQEEEEQVVMNTTGTAMPELKPVLSAAEVVEIQKLVRAVPVSTEVVRYAVRLVSRTRPDDPAAPRYIKEFVRWGASPRASQYLILGAKARAAVSGKLCADYEGVRSVARQVLSHRILTNFNARAQKVTVPELIEKLLGDVKP
- a CDS encoding DUF58 domain-containing protein, with the translated sequence MPSTFALNANALAAIDDLSLLARTVVEGFLEGLHRSPFLGYSTEFSAYRPYTTGDDPGYIDWKLWGRCDKYYVKQFEDDTNLTCQIFLDISASMDFGAGDTNKFLYGRILAAVLAFLMTHQHDAPGLALFSAQASQAVPPKAARYHAEEIFHALARLQAGGPTIIGTDLLGLVQSLRRRGVAVVISDFFAAGQTAFELLRQLHAQQQETIVMHLLCPEELDFPYRGALLLQDSETAEEKPVHAEAFRQKYLERLQRYCDDLRSECVKLEADYHLFRTDQPLDFALLAYLEKRNSL
- a CDS encoding DUF4175 family protein; its protein translation is MNPVEQITAERLAAAARQKDRHRRLAWLSLQMALLLLLLIASAIADYHLALPPGVRLLALVGLGALTATGLIRALRLFQHPASYKEAALDAEAQFPALGCTVSTAAEYVSGQRRPTQAYEPELVAALEAEAARTLRRVRVPYQRQLHWPLALLALALVALGGFFLLSTRPDTALKRLTTPWTPLTYTHISVQPGDMELPLGRDLEILCEFTGRQPNRALIFWRELGKESWTQKNLTTNEAGRLSYTIRNVRTPFLYHIRAGDARSPDYHVLPYIPPEVQDLQINVALPSYTGVRPFQQTNAHLRVLRAATANFRIKPNVPLQAARLVFDRQPPVPLTPDGEEWWATVITITTNASYWIELTDRRQHLGSNSVPHHIQALPDEPPLVEITAPGKDLSLAADATLPISISATDDYGVREIRLKYHKLGQPERTQVLQAKPTSKGEIRANTSLSLAELELREYEVAAYYAEAEDNNTLDGPGIGKSKVFFIEVTRPSQQSAPNPSNPALAGQPQPQPPKLNLLTVQKQVIADTRALPSPSRPEATQELAQRQQAAADFAEAYRDALQAVGAPADTQKQMEAAVSEMRQAAEALGKQQPEQALPHEERALAHMYQALKHMPELQDLPLQPQQASGQQSQTVRLALEAIRQRQEQQAQAAGQELAQLAQAVNQLSQAQAALTDAMQNLLENQATQNRSAENASNQTGQQGQQGQQGQQGQQGQQGQQGQQGQQGQQGQQGQQGQQGQQGQQGQQGQQGQQGQQGQQGQQGQQGQQGQQGQQGQQGQQGQQGQQGQQGQQGQQGQQGQQGQQGQQGQQGQQGQQGQQGQQGQQGQQGQQGQQGQQGQQGQQGQQGQQGQQGQQGQQGQQGQQGQQGQQGQQGQQGQQGQQGQQGQQGQQGQQGQQGQQGQQGQQGQQGQQGQQGQQGQQGQQGQQGQQGQQGQQGQQGQQGQQGQQGQQGQQGQQGQQGQQGQQGQQGQQGQQGQQGQQGQQGQQGQQGQQGQQGQQGQQGQQGQQGQQGQQGQQGQQGQQGQQGQQGQQGQQGQQGQQGQQGQQGQQGQQGQQGQQGQQGQQGQQGQQGQQGQQAGSGGQGGQPGQQGTTAQAGRQGQVSNNPPRLEELAQQQAQLGQQGDALAQKLAQLAGKDGRLGHNIATLMNQAVNQMKNAAQSLKGGQPGQGFTQAREGGYGLNTVASKLEKLAGGEVQLTDTAAEEYPREYESVIKEYLKRLSHQE
- a CDS encoding valine--tRNA ligase, which codes for MSEIPKAYEPQAVEAKWYQYWTSQDCFKANPNSRKPAYSIVIPPPNVTGVLHMGHVLNNTIQDILSRRARMQGKEVLWLPGTDHAGIATQAVVEKNLRKQGIMKHRDELGREKFLEYVWAWKEKHGGIIIEQLKKLGCSCDWSRERFTMDPHYSQCVQKVFVELYRKGLIYRGKRMVNWDPAARTALSDEEVEWIEEKGHLWHIKYPILDEAGKTKNGEHVVVATTRPETMLGDEAVAVHPQDERYRHLIGKKLLLPLQNKPIPVIADELVDPKFGTGCVKVTPAHDPADYEMAVRHHLPFTVVIGPDGVMTNAAGEDFAGMDRMEARQAVIEELTELGLLAKTEDYVHNVGYSQRSHVPIEPYLSEQWFLKYPSVEPSLKVVEEGRLKFHPERWIKTYTHWMRNLKDWCISRQLWWGHRIPVWYHKSKPEIFCDVQPPPDPENWNQDPDVLDTWFSSWLWPFATMGWPEKTETLNKFYPTTDLVTGPDIIFFWVARMIMAGYEFMGEMPFRNVYFTGIIRDKLGRKMSKSLGNSPEPLELIAKYGADALRFGTMRGAPLGQDVLFDEKDVELGRNFCNKLWNACRFRQMQGGESEAEISPALLSTDDVWILLRLDIAIREVSAALDEYHFNEAANVLYRFFWNEYCDWYIEASKAVLQGADAARKANTLAVIDFVLSHTLRLFHPFLPFITEELWHGMGFHTDLPEGQGGKTIMFAPWPKPLDDAFKEHYCLLPEKAAFAENKYELVRQGRNLKREANLAPTKKVEFVLKPEHEIPADEVAVIKLLLNAQDFTVQSDYLAPKGTPSARTPLGDLYLPLKGAVDVEAEKTRLHKELDKIQREIDKIQEKLNNPQFTQKVPPHILAEQQRRLAEWESKKLKAAEALQALNA
- a CDS encoding vWA domain-containing protein encodes the protein MFWPAFLNAALLGGLVAVGIPILIHLMLKTRQRRMKFSTLRFFDFLDEEAVRSRKLRHWLLLLLRLLVIILLVLAFARPYLGNHIATPGNQRPQLAIFLLDRSLSLAAREPEGVRWERARTAARQVLYRLPREARVGIVACGGQAEWLIQPGPATEALKALDAAQPLMTGGDLGDGLQLAARFFAQEGTGFSNTLYIVSDFQRASARRLPDVPLPTHVHVEWIAVGDAQTPNLAITELNLATVSGHTSTVMVANLDAEDSGPLTTKLTVDGKMVAARIFTLPALSSSNLDLALPRLPPGWHNVTVRLETEDALPVDNTRYQAVYVPPPLPVLLVETRSGVKIYQEETFFLRTALDPNFGQTNRGLTGFEVETTPPEELNRRLTTGSREGPYALVVVPALKRWPPGTAPALTGFVEKGGGLLLFAGEGLSVNHYTTELGPLLPGRWGIAETATDLDWRIWEWDKHSPLFAPFRQPNSGSPSVARFHKRLALQTREGDQVLARFQDGHPAMLLRTAGQGRVLFVNATADTQWHDWPRHKTFVPWLHSTARFLAGRNVELEGTRFPSHHTGTEIDWTLDKTWQDKSLKWLLPDGSALNVKVDSQGTAHALQMPLPGIYTLSDEQGREIRRFAANVPAEESDLSAYTPQEMQTRLTRAETSATVSGAAMILGGNTGQRELWRMLLLAGLLLMLVETIMGNRTVP